From a region of the Sesamum indicum cultivar Zhongzhi No. 13 linkage group LG3, S_indicum_v1.0, whole genome shotgun sequence genome:
- the LOC105159080 gene encoding uncharacterized protein LOC105159080, producing the protein MDFNSSDAALWREALGYYEAVIKTLGKPDIISLDDFYRKELPNLLHQRDPNPYITTDELSRLMQWKLARGKWRPRLLSFVSSLDDVVVRDTSAKAFASLPDVSKAITELTVLKGVGPATASAVLAAYAPDVAPFMSDEATVAVVGDSKDYSLKRYMVFVEKMQAKAKELSTLEDQFTPSDVERALWSSTVGAKMRTISTKPDKVDKEKKSQRKRKR; encoded by the exons ATGGACTTCAATTCATCCGACGCCGCTCTCTGGAGAGAAGCCCTCGGTTACTACGAAGCCGTAATAAAAACCCTTGGGAAACCGGACATCATTTCCCTTGATGATTTCTACCGCAAAGAGCTACCAAATCTCCTCCACCAACGAGACCCTAATCCCTACATCACCACCGATGAGCTCTCTAGACTCATGCAGTGGAAGCTCGCCCGCGGCAAGTGGCGCCCGCGCTTATTATCCTTCGTTTCCTCCTTAGACGACGTCGTGGTGCGGGACACCTCTGCGAAGGCCTTTGCTTCCTTGCCTGATGTTTCGAAGGCCATCACAGAGTTAACCGTCTTAAAGGGCGTGGGTCCAGCCACCGCCTCCGCTGTCCTCGCCGCCTATGCGCCGGATGTCGCGCCGTTTATGTCCGATGAG GCAACGGTGGCTGTGGTTGGGGACTCGAAGGATTATTCGTTGAAGCGGTATATGGTGTTTGTGGAGAAGATGCAAGCCAAGGCAAAG GAACTATCTACATTGGAGGATCAATTCACACCGTCAGATGTTGAAAGGGCTTTGTGGAGTTCCACCGTAGGTGCCAAAATGAGAACCATTTCAACGAAGCCAGACAAAGTTGATAAGGAAAAGAAGTCccagagaaagagaaaacgATAG